A window of Mucilaginibacter paludis DSM 18603 contains these coding sequences:
- a CDS encoding DUF4261 domain-containing protein yields the protein MEILDSKLSLEDLFDFLFNIISYVIDNDITLKDGETIGLTAEQKISIKLSKARFVDGTSIKLEV from the coding sequence ATTGAAATCCTTGATTCAAAATTAAGCTTAGAAGATTTATTTGATTTCTTATTCAATATTATATCCTATGTAATTGATAATGATATTACTCTAAAAGATGGAGAAACGATAGGACTTACGGCAGAACAAAAAATATCTATTAAATTGTCGAAAGCACGATTTGTAGACGGAACTTCTATTAAGCTTGAGGTATGA
- a CDS encoding M20 family metallo-hydrolase yields the protein MKINAQRLSLHFREMSLIGKIGETGTCRPAHSGAEKQAFELAASWMHDAGMQTRIDNFGNLIGRLEGSKPKLPVLMLGSHLDSQPYGGRFDGVAGVLCAIEAITTLTENGMKPERSIEIVSFADEEGWRFNKGLFGSRGILGRLEEGELLRTDQDGVTREQALIDFGCDPSRFSESLYAPGSIYCFLELHIEQGPVLDRSDKPIGIVTGIAGPLWLIIKLKGMAGHTGSVPMHLRQDALLGAAEIITGLNKIVTQIAGAPTVGTVATIDVFPASRNIIAEEVVFTLDLRDIDLERRNAYEQQLKDLIAATAKKHQLAYQVSEDTNSAPRYCAPWIKAIIGEECAALGLDAPELMSGPFHDALALSYACDYGMIFIRCKDGISHNPLEYSSDEDLALGTEILYGTVLKVLNK from the coding sequence ATGAAAATTAACGCCCAACGTTTGAGCCTCCATTTTAGGGAGATGAGCCTGATTGGTAAAATTGGTGAAACAGGTACCTGCCGACCCGCTCATTCGGGTGCAGAAAAGCAGGCCTTTGAACTGGCCGCGAGCTGGATGCATGACGCTGGTATGCAAACCCGGATAGATAATTTTGGCAATTTAATTGGCAGGCTTGAGGGCAGCAAGCCCAAACTACCCGTGCTGATGCTGGGCTCGCATTTAGACTCACAACCCTATGGTGGCCGTTTTGACGGCGTAGCAGGCGTTTTATGTGCCATAGAAGCCATTACTACTCTCACAGAAAATGGTATGAAGCCGGAGCGAAGCATTGAAATAGTGTCGTTTGCCGACGAAGAGGGCTGGAGGTTTAACAAAGGCTTATTTGGATCGAGAGGAATATTAGGCCGGCTGGAAGAAGGGGAGTTGCTCCGCACCGACCAGGATGGTGTAACGCGCGAGCAAGCCCTGATTGATTTTGGATGCGATCCTTCCCGCTTTTCCGAATCGCTTTATGCTCCCGGCAGTATTTATTGCTTTTTAGAGCTCCATATTGAGCAAGGCCCGGTACTCGATAGGTCAGACAAGCCAATCGGAATTGTAACCGGCATAGCCGGGCCGCTGTGGCTAATCATTAAGCTCAAAGGCATGGCAGGGCATACCGGCTCGGTACCGATGCACCTGCGGCAGGACGCGCTTTTAGGAGCCGCCGAAATTATTACAGGGCTCAACAAGATAGTTACCCAAATTGCGGGAGCGCCAACCGTTGGCACAGTGGCCACCATAGATGTTTTCCCCGCTTCGCGAAATATTATTGCCGAAGAAGTGGTGTTCACGCTCGACCTGCGCGATATCGACCTTGAACGAAGGAACGCCTACGAACAACAATTGAAAGACCTGATAGCAGCAACCGCCAAAAAACACCAGTTAGCTTACCAGGTAAGCGAAGACACCAACAGCGCTCCACGCTATTGTGCCCCCTGGATCAAGGCCATTATTGGGGAAGAGTGTGCAGCCCTTGGCCTGGACGCACCCGAACTGATGAGCGGCCCTTTCCATGATGCCCTGGCGCTATCCTACGCCTGCGACTACGGGATGATCTTTATCCGCTGCAAGGACGGCATCAGCCATAATCCGCTGGAATATTCGTCTGACGAGGACTTAGCCCTGGGTACCGAGATCCTGTACGGCACGGTATTAAAAGTGCTGAACAAATAA